Proteins encoded in a region of the Spiribacter sp. 1M189 genome:
- a CDS encoding Gfo/Idh/MocA family protein produces the protein MSRLRTAVVGVGYLGRFHAQKYAAHPDCDLVAVVDADADRARQVADELGCEASTDPRALIGRVDAVSLVTPTRLHHEMALRLIGAGLHLLIEKPMTTTLAEADELIEAAEENGCLIQVGHLERFNAVMVAAATQIHRPLFIESHRIAPFNPRGADVSVVLDLMIHDIDLILELVDAPLEQMDASGARVISEDIDIANARLRFADGCIANVTASRVSPKAERRMRIFQPNAYLALDLQAGELDIQRRRVDAQGPPTMDQIEREKREIERRDALADEIGAFVASVHGGSRPIVDAQDGRRALAAAIEIGQQLNRNAV, from the coding sequence ATGAGTCGCCTGCGCACCGCGGTGGTGGGTGTCGGCTACCTCGGCCGATTCCATGCGCAGAAATACGCAGCGCACCCCGACTGCGATCTTGTCGCCGTGGTGGATGCCGACGCCGATCGGGCGCGACAGGTGGCCGATGAGCTCGGCTGCGAGGCGTCGACCGATCCCCGGGCACTGATCGGCCGCGTCGATGCCGTGAGCCTGGTCACGCCGACGCGTCTGCATCACGAGATGGCGCTGCGGCTGATCGGTGCCGGGCTCCACCTGCTCATCGAAAAACCCATGACCACGACACTCGCCGAAGCGGACGAACTGATTGAAGCGGCCGAAGAGAACGGCTGCCTTATCCAGGTCGGGCACCTCGAGCGGTTCAATGCCGTCATGGTGGCGGCGGCAACGCAGATCCATCGGCCGCTGTTCATCGAGTCACATCGCATCGCCCCATTCAATCCTCGCGGTGCAGACGTCAGTGTGGTGCTCGACCTGATGATCCACGACATCGACCTGATTCTCGAGCTGGTGGATGCGCCACTGGAACAGATGGATGCGAGCGGGGCGCGGGTCATTTCCGAGGATATCGACATCGCCAATGCCCGCCTCCGCTTCGCCGACGGCTGCATCGCCAACGTCACTGCATCGCGCGTCAGCCCCAAGGCCGAGCGCCGGATGCGGATCTTCCAGCCCAACGCCTACCTCGCCCTCGACCTGCAGGCAGGCGAGCTGGATATTCAGCGACGCCGGGTCGACGCGCAGGGACCCCCCACCATGGACCAGATCGAGCGGGAAAAGCGGGAGATCGAACGCCGGGATGCCCTCGCCGACGAAATCGGCGCTTTTGTCGCATCCGTCCACGGGGGTAGCCGGCCCATCGTGGATGCGCAGGACGGTCGACGGGCGCTGGCGGCGGCCATCGAGATCGGACAACAACTCAACCGGAATGCCGTATGA
- the lpxA gene encoding acyl-ACP--UDP-N-acetylglucosamine O-acyltransferase, translating to MIDRGLAVIDRFRHHAPMQETRIHPTACIDDRAEIGERSRVGAYAIVGPDVSIGDDCVIGPHAVLEGPLRLGPDNDVAAHATLGLPPQDTGYQGEPTALEIGAGNTFREFVTVHRASTKEDGVTRVGNNNLLMAYSHVGHDGQIGDGVTISNASQLAGHVHVDDQATISAVCGIHQFVHIGRLAMVGGGAVVTRDVAPYTLVAGNRARLRGLNTRGLARAGLSADQRRDVRRVYDLVFRRGHSLDTALASISADAELTRPEIEVFTAFIRASRRGLTR from the coding sequence ATGATAGATCGTGGACTGGCCGTGATCGACCGTTTCCGCCATCATGCACCCATGCAGGAGACCCGCATCCACCCCACCGCTTGCATCGACGACCGGGCCGAGATCGGCGAGCGCAGCCGCGTTGGCGCGTATGCGATTGTGGGCCCCGACGTATCCATTGGCGATGACTGCGTCATCGGGCCCCATGCGGTCCTCGAAGGCCCCCTTCGCCTGGGGCCCGACAATGACGTCGCCGCCCACGCAACGCTCGGTCTGCCGCCGCAGGACACCGGCTACCAGGGCGAGCCGACCGCGCTGGAAATCGGCGCTGGCAACACCTTCCGCGAGTTCGTGACGGTGCATCGGGCAAGCACCAAGGAGGACGGTGTCACGCGGGTGGGCAACAACAATCTTTTAATGGCCTACAGCCATGTCGGCCATGACGGCCAGATCGGCGATGGGGTCACCATCTCCAACGCAAGCCAGCTGGCGGGTCATGTCCATGTCGATGATCAAGCCACTATCTCGGCGGTCTGCGGCATCCATCAATTCGTGCATATCGGCCGCCTTGCGATGGTGGGCGGCGGCGCAGTCGTGACCCGGGACGTCGCCCCCTACACCCTGGTGGCGGGTAACCGCGCCCGCCTCCGCGGGCTGAATACCCGCGGCCTGGCACGGGCGGGGCTGAGCGCGGATCAGCGCCGGGATGTCCGTCGCGTCTATGATCTGGTCTTCCGGCGCGGCCACTCACTGGATACCGCGCTGGCGTCAATCAGTGCCGATGCGGAGCTGACGCGGCCGGAGATTGAGGTCTTTACTGCGTTCATTCGCGCCAGTCGCCGGGGGCTGACCCGATGA
- the dnaE gene encoding DNA polymerase III subunit alpha encodes MSPAFVHLHLHTEFSLIDGTVRVKPLVQTAAREGMPAVAVTDQGNLFGMVKFYSAAVAAGVKPIIGADLRIADADRDGHHVLTFLCMDDTGYANLTRLITASYLDGQGEGLPLVDRRWLDDWSEGLIVLSGAAGGDVGEALVSGNGDLAHRRLAFWQQRFGDRFYLELQRTDRPGDEAHVHAAVALAAETGTAVVATNDVRFLERGDFEAHEARVCIHDGRILHDQDRPRHYSDAQYLRSPAEMIERFADIPEAIDNTVAIAQRCNLSLTLGQNVLPDFPVPGDQTIDDYLREESRAGLAQRIARLGTPGGDEAEYYARLDHELDVIIQMGFPGYFLIVADFIRWAKSRDIPVGPGRGSGAGSLVAYSLDITDLDPLRYDLLFERFLNPERVSMPDFDVDFCMEKRDQVIDYVAERYGREKVSQIATHGTMAARAVVRDVGRVLGHGYGYVDRIAKLIPFEIGMTLDKALAQEADLRELAEQDEDVGFLLDLAGRLEGLSRNVGKHAGGVVIAPSDLTDFAPLFCEPDGGGLATQFDKDDVEAVGLVKFDFLGLRTLTIIDWTVKAVNALREARGDQALDIATIPLDDKPTFERLKECQTTAVFQLESRGMKDLIRRLRPDSFEDIVALVALFRPGPLQSGMVEDFIDRKHGRKPVAYPTPELHHDALRPILQPTYGVILYQEQVMQIAQAVGGYSLGEADLLRRAMGKKKPEEMAKQRTIFLEGAKGQGLRAEHAEGLFDLMEKFAGYGFNKSHSAAYALLSYQTAWLKAHYPSAFMAAVLSSDMDNTDKVVTLIDECRAMSLEVAPPDVNRSDWMFRAPDDGGVVYGLGAVKGVGHSAVEAIVEARHEGGAFQDLHDLCRRVDLRRVNRRVLEALIRSGSLDGITPNRATAMANLPNALQAAEQQSRNTEIGQDDLFGLGAATEEHAGEGGAHALERVEEWLERERLAAEKETLGLYLTGHPISEHEAELAGFISGRLKQAGTGLERSTGRRDSEQRVVLAGLVVAARSRITQSGRRLGFVTLDDRTARMEIVLFGDVYQRHRHLLEKDRLIVVEGDLGYDEFSDGYRVSAERVYDLAGARLHFARRLVLRVDAEQAGNGFVPALQEALAPYQQGECSVCIDYEGPDVCARIRLGDEWRVRPEPELINALARLLPADRVAVDYRRQARGRIWQS; translated from the coding sequence ATGTCGCCAGCCTTTGTCCATCTCCACCTTCATACCGAATTTTCGCTGATCGACGGGACCGTGCGGGTGAAGCCGCTGGTCCAGACCGCCGCTCGCGAGGGGATGCCGGCGGTGGCGGTCACCGACCAGGGCAACCTGTTCGGTATGGTCAAGTTCTACAGTGCCGCAGTGGCCGCCGGCGTGAAGCCCATTATTGGTGCCGACCTGCGTATCGCCGATGCCGACCGGGACGGCCATCACGTCCTCACTTTCCTGTGCATGGATGACACGGGTTACGCCAACCTCACGCGCCTGATCACGGCGAGCTACCTGGACGGCCAGGGCGAAGGGCTCCCGCTGGTGGACCGGCGCTGGCTGGACGACTGGAGCGAGGGGCTGATCGTGCTCTCTGGCGCCGCAGGGGGCGATGTCGGCGAGGCGCTGGTCTCGGGTAACGGTGATCTCGCCCATCGGCGCCTTGCCTTCTGGCAGCAGCGTTTCGGTGACCGTTTCTATCTCGAGTTACAGCGGACGGATCGTCCGGGTGATGAGGCTCATGTCCATGCCGCCGTGGCGCTCGCCGCGGAGACTGGCACCGCCGTGGTCGCCACCAATGACGTGCGCTTTCTCGAACGCGGTGACTTCGAAGCCCACGAGGCGCGGGTCTGCATCCATGACGGCCGGATCCTCCACGATCAGGATCGCCCCCGGCACTACAGCGACGCGCAATATCTGCGCAGTCCCGCCGAGATGATCGAGCGCTTCGCCGACATTCCCGAGGCCATCGACAACACCGTGGCCATCGCGCAGCGATGCAACCTCTCGCTGACCCTTGGCCAGAATGTCCTGCCAGACTTCCCGGTACCCGGTGACCAGACCATCGACGACTACCTGCGCGAGGAATCACGCGCGGGTCTGGCGCAGCGTATCGCGCGGCTGGGCACACCCGGCGGCGACGAGGCCGAATACTACGCCCGGCTGGATCACGAACTCGATGTGATCATTCAGATGGGCTTTCCGGGATACTTCCTGATCGTGGCCGACTTCATTCGGTGGGCCAAGTCGCGCGACATCCCGGTGGGGCCGGGGCGCGGATCGGGGGCCGGGTCGCTGGTGGCTTATTCGCTGGACATAACCGACCTTGATCCATTGCGTTACGACCTGCTCTTCGAGCGCTTTCTCAACCCCGAGCGGGTCTCCATGCCGGATTTCGATGTCGATTTCTGCATGGAAAAACGCGACCAGGTCATCGACTATGTGGCCGAGCGCTACGGCCGCGAGAAGGTCTCCCAGATCGCCACCCACGGGACCATGGCGGCCCGGGCCGTGGTGCGCGATGTCGGCCGGGTGCTCGGGCACGGCTATGGGTACGTCGATCGCATCGCCAAGCTGATTCCCTTCGAGATCGGCATGACGCTGGATAAGGCGCTGGCCCAGGAAGCCGATCTGCGGGAGCTCGCCGAGCAGGATGAGGACGTGGGCTTTCTGCTCGATCTGGCGGGCCGGCTCGAGGGGCTGTCCCGCAATGTCGGCAAGCATGCCGGTGGCGTGGTGATAGCCCCCAGTGATCTCACCGACTTCGCACCGCTTTTCTGTGAGCCGGATGGCGGCGGACTGGCGACGCAGTTCGACAAGGACGATGTCGAGGCCGTGGGTCTGGTGAAGTTCGACTTTCTGGGCCTGCGCACGCTCACCATCATCGACTGGACGGTGAAGGCGGTGAACGCGCTGCGGGAAGCCCGCGGTGATCAGGCACTGGACATCGCAACGATCCCGCTTGATGACAAGCCGACCTTCGAGCGGCTCAAGGAATGCCAGACAACGGCCGTTTTCCAGCTTGAATCCCGCGGTATGAAAGATCTCATCCGGCGGCTCCGGCCGGATAGCTTCGAGGACATTGTCGCCCTGGTCGCCCTGTTCCGGCCGGGCCCCCTGCAGTCGGGCATGGTCGAGGATTTCATCGACCGCAAGCATGGCCGCAAGCCGGTGGCCTATCCGACGCCGGAACTCCATCACGATGCACTCAGGCCGATCCTCCAGCCCACCTACGGGGTGATCCTCTACCAGGAACAGGTCATGCAGATCGCCCAGGCCGTGGGTGGTTACAGCCTGGGCGAGGCGGATCTGCTGCGCCGGGCGATGGGCAAGAAAAAGCCCGAGGAGATGGCCAAGCAGCGCACCATCTTCCTCGAGGGCGCGAAGGGGCAGGGCCTGAGGGCCGAACACGCCGAGGGGCTGTTCGACCTGATGGAGAAGTTCGCCGGCTATGGTTTCAACAAGTCGCACTCGGCGGCGTACGCGCTGCTCTCCTATCAGACGGCCTGGCTGAAGGCGCATTACCCCTCGGCCTTCATGGCCGCGGTGCTGTCCTCCGACATGGATAACACCGACAAGGTGGTCACGCTCATTGATGAGTGCCGCGCCATGTCGCTCGAGGTTGCGCCGCCGGACGTCAACCGCTCGGACTGGATGTTCCGGGCCCCGGACGATGGTGGTGTCGTCTATGGCCTTGGCGCGGTCAAGGGCGTTGGTCACTCGGCGGTGGAGGCCATCGTCGAAGCCCGCCATGAGGGCGGCGCGTTCCAGGATCTGCATGATCTGTGTCGACGGGTGGACCTGCGGCGGGTCAACCGTCGGGTTCTCGAGGCATTGATCCGATCGGGCAGCCTGGATGGCATTACACCGAACCGTGCCACCGCCATGGCGAATCTCCCCAATGCGCTGCAGGCGGCCGAACAGCAGAGCCGCAACACGGAGATCGGTCAGGACGATCTTTTCGGTCTGGGCGCTGCCACGGAGGAGCATGCGGGCGAGGGCGGTGCGCATGCGCTCGAACGGGTCGAGGAATGGCTGGAGCGGGAGCGACTGGCGGCCGAGAAAGAGACGCTCGGTCTCTACCTCACTGGCCACCCAATCAGCGAGCATGAGGCGGAGCTCGCGGGCTTCATCAGCGGCCGCCTCAAGCAGGCCGGCACGGGGCTCGAGCGCAGCACCGGGCGTCGCGACAGCGAGCAGCGCGTGGTCCTGGCCGGCCTGGTGGTGGCGGCACGCAGCCGAATCACCCAGAGCGGCCGAAGGCTTGGGTTTGTGACCCTGGATGACCGCACTGCCCGCATGGAGATCGTGCTCTTCGGAGATGTCTATCAGCGCCACCGCCACCTGCTGGAGAAGGATCGGCTCATCGTTGTGGAGGGAGACCTCGGCTACGATGAGTTCAGCGATGGCTACCGCGTCTCCGCGGAACGGGTGTATGACCTCGCGGGCGCCCGGCTGCACTTCGCCCGGCGGCTGGTATTGCGGGTGGATGCCGAGCAGGCGGGCAATGGGTTTGTGCCGGCTCTTCAGGAGGCACTCGCGCCCTATCAGCAAGGCGAGTGCAGCGTTTGTATCGACTACGAGGGCCCCGACGTCTGCGCCCGGATCCGTCTGGGCGATGAGTGGCGCGTCCGCCCCGAGCCGGAGTTGATCAATGCACTCGCGCGGCTGTTGCCGGCGGACCGGGTGGCCGTCGACTACCGGCGACAGGCGCGTGGTAGGATCTGGCAATCTTGA
- a CDS encoding acetyl-CoA carboxylase carboxyltransferase subunit alpha: MASSDLNFLEFERPIAELEAKIEELRYVSDDAEVSISDELTRLQAKSRQLTEQIFRNLTPWQVSQLARHPHRPYARDYIDAIFTEFEELHGDRAYADDAAIIGGVARLDGEPVMVVGEQKGRDTREKVARNFGMPRPEGYRKAKRLFEMAERFSLPVFTFIDTPGAYPGVGAEERGQSEAIAHNLFLLSQLRTPVICTVTGEGGSGGALAIGVGDRLLMLEYSTYSVISPEGCASILWKSADKAAEAADAMGITATRLNELGLVDQLIEEPLGGAHRDWAETARRLGEALRRHHGEVAALDVDTMCSQRYERLMALGHFKE, encoded by the coding sequence TTGGCGTCCAGCGATCTGAATTTTCTCGAATTCGAGCGGCCCATTGCGGAGCTTGAGGCGAAGATCGAGGAACTGCGTTACGTCAGTGATGATGCCGAGGTCAGTATCAGCGACGAGCTCACTCGGCTGCAGGCGAAAAGCCGACAGCTCACCGAGCAGATTTTCCGCAATCTGACGCCCTGGCAGGTCTCGCAACTCGCCCGGCATCCCCATCGCCCGTACGCTCGCGACTATATCGATGCGATCTTCACCGAGTTCGAGGAGCTGCATGGCGATCGTGCCTACGCCGATGATGCCGCCATCATCGGTGGCGTGGCGCGCCTCGATGGCGAGCCCGTGATGGTGGTGGGCGAGCAGAAGGGCCGTGACACGCGCGAGAAGGTCGCGCGCAATTTCGGCATGCCGCGCCCGGAGGGCTACCGAAAGGCGAAACGGCTGTTCGAGATGGCAGAGCGGTTCTCCCTGCCCGTGTTCACCTTCATCGATACCCCGGGGGCCTATCCGGGCGTTGGCGCCGAGGAGCGAGGCCAGAGCGAAGCGATCGCCCACAACCTGTTTCTGCTCTCGCAGCTGCGTACCCCGGTGATCTGCACCGTGACGGGCGAGGGGGGCTCGGGCGGGGCGCTGGCCATCGGCGTCGGCGACCGCCTGTTGATGCTGGAGTACAGCACTTACTCGGTGATCTCGCCGGAGGGCTGCGCCTCGATTCTCTGGAAGAGTGCGGACAAGGCCGCGGAGGCCGCCGATGCCATGGGCATCACCGCCACGCGGCTCAACGAACTCGGCCTCGTCGATCAACTGATCGAGGAGCCCCTTGGCGGCGCCCATCGCGACTGGGCCGAGACCGCGAGACGGCTGGGTGAGGCGCTCCGACGACACCACGGCGAGGTGGCAGCCCTGGATGTGGATACCATGTGTTCGCAGCGCTACGAGCGTTTGATGGCGCTTGGGCACTTCAAGGAATAA
- the tilS gene encoding tRNA lysidine(34) synthetase TilS — MGTSRNNPPTNGSPNPARLFDAVPVGAVGCVVAFSGGLDSTVLLHLATRSDRPVRAIHIHHGLQPGAEEWAGHCSEVCEGLGVALTIVRVNPEKTGRGLEDAAREARYAALAARLKPNECLLTAHHADDQIETLLLRMMRGTGPDGLAGIPVRRAFGAGWLARPLLAFPRERLHDYAHHHHLHWVEDPTNTELSQDRNYLRHRVIPLLSARWPRAAEAGGRLAGHSAQQRDALRTLLADHRRQWPGPEHGPLPLDALRQSEPSVRPALLREWLRAGGMPAPETSRLEQGLAMLLEARADRRPALVWGKYQVRRHREWLYRLPWPLPEAPAPAPAEAAGTVCWGGLGHLVGKTGPGPGGSIRAPRPGERVVMPQRPAKPLTELLREAGIVPWWRSRLPLLENADGEVLAVGGLGVTAAGVALWGGGGMEPGWMPVAPADGPDWRWLRSPA, encoded by the coding sequence TTGGGCACTTCAAGGAATAACCCGCCAACGAACGGGTCTCCCAACCCGGCACGGCTTTTCGATGCCGTGCCGGTTGGCGCCGTTGGGTGTGTTGTCGCCTTCAGCGGTGGTCTCGACTCTACGGTGCTCCTGCATCTCGCCACGCGGAGCGACAGGCCCGTCCGCGCGATCCATATCCACCATGGCCTGCAGCCCGGAGCCGAGGAGTGGGCGGGTCACTGCAGCGAGGTATGTGAAGGCCTCGGCGTTGCCCTGACGATTGTCCGGGTCAACCCTGAGAAGACCGGGCGTGGACTGGAAGATGCCGCCCGGGAGGCGCGCTACGCTGCCCTTGCGGCACGGCTGAAACCGAACGAGTGTCTGTTGACCGCTCACCATGCCGACGACCAGATCGAGACACTGTTATTGCGCATGATGCGGGGGACTGGACCGGATGGGCTTGCGGGTATCCCGGTACGGCGCGCGTTCGGCGCCGGCTGGCTGGCGCGTCCGTTGCTGGCCTTTCCACGAGAACGACTGCATGACTACGCCCATCACCACCATCTGCACTGGGTGGAAGACCCCACCAATACCGAGCTCTCCCAGGATCGCAATTACCTGCGGCATCGCGTCATCCCGCTGCTGAGCGCCCGGTGGCCCAGGGCCGCCGAGGCAGGCGGACGACTGGCCGGGCATTCGGCGCAGCAGCGGGATGCGCTGCGGACGTTGCTGGCCGATCATCGTCGTCAGTGGCCGGGCCCCGAGCATGGCCCGTTACCCCTCGATGCGCTTCGGCAGAGTGAGCCGAGCGTGCGCCCGGCCCTTTTGCGGGAGTGGCTCCGCGCCGGCGGGATGCCCGCCCCCGAGACATCCCGCCTGGAGCAGGGACTGGCGATGCTGCTGGAAGCCCGCGCAGATCGCCGACCTGCGCTGGTATGGGGGAAGTATCAGGTCCGGCGTCACCGCGAATGGCTCTACCGGCTGCCCTGGCCGCTACCGGAGGCCCCGGCGCCGGCGCCGGCCGAAGCCGCCGGAACGGTTTGCTGGGGCGGGCTCGGTCATCTTGTCGGCAAGACCGGTCCGGGACCCGGGGGATCGATCAGGGCCCCGCGGCCCGGGGAGCGGGTGGTCATGCCCCAGCGGCCGGCCAAACCGCTCACGGAACTGCTGCGCGAAGCCGGTATTGTTCCCTGGTGGCGCTCGCGCCTGCCGTTGCTCGAAAACGCGGATGGCGAGGTGCTTGCCGTGGGTGGTCTCGGCGTGACCGCCGCCGGGGTGGCGTTATGGGGAGGCGGCGGTATGGAGCCGGGCTGGATGCCAGTCGCGCCGGCGGATGGCCCCGATTGGAGGTGGCTCAGATCGCCCGCATGA
- a CDS encoding CTP synthase has translation MTRFIFITGGVVSSLGKGIAAASLGSILQARGLSVTMVKLDPYINVDPGTMSPFQHGEVFVTDDGAETDLDLGHYERFVRMRASQDNNYTTGRIYENVIRKERRGDYLGGTVQVIPHITDEIKSCIQRGAGNADIALIEIGGTVGDIESLPFLEAIRQMGTELGHERCLFIHLTLLPWIGAAGEMKTKPTQHSVKELRSIGIQPDILVCRATMAIPAEERRKIALFTNVEPRAVISALDVDNIYKVPAMLHEQALDSIVAEKLGLELPPATLNDWDHVVEAMEAPTGEVTVAMVGKYVDLADAYMSLNEALRHAGIQHRQTVNIRYVDSEAIEREGTSLLNDVDAILVPGGFGERGIEGKIAAAGYARREGVPFLGICLGLQVAVIEFARNVAGLDGAHSTEFITHPRHPVIALITEWMNAEGLKEYRDADSDLGGTMRLGSQPSELVRGTRFHRIYGKDVIRERHRHRYEFNNGYERPLTEAGLVIAGWSGDGHLAEAIELPDHPWFLACQFHPEFTSTPRDGHPLFGDFIAAAAAHRKAHEERQS, from the coding sequence ATGACGCGATTCATCTTTATTACCGGCGGTGTCGTGTCCTCTCTGGGCAAAGGCATCGCCGCCGCCTCTTTGGGCAGCATTCTTCAGGCACGGGGGCTGAGCGTGACCATGGTCAAGCTCGACCCCTACATCAACGTGGACCCGGGCACCATGAGCCCGTTTCAGCACGGCGAGGTCTTCGTCACCGATGACGGGGCGGAGACCGACCTCGACCTGGGCCACTACGAACGCTTCGTGCGCATGCGGGCCAGCCAGGACAACAACTACACCACGGGGCGGATCTACGAGAATGTCATCCGCAAGGAGCGCCGTGGCGATTACCTGGGTGGCACCGTTCAGGTCATCCCGCACATCACCGACGAGATCAAGAGCTGCATTCAGCGGGGTGCCGGCAACGCCGATATCGCCTTGATCGAGATCGGCGGTACGGTGGGCGATATCGAGTCGCTTCCCTTTCTCGAGGCGATTCGTCAGATGGGCACGGAGCTGGGTCACGAGCGCTGTCTTTTCATCCATCTGACGCTTCTGCCCTGGATCGGGGCGGCCGGCGAGATGAAAACCAAGCCCACGCAGCATTCGGTGAAGGAACTGCGCAGTATCGGGATCCAACCGGATATCCTGGTCTGCCGCGCCACCATGGCGATCCCCGCGGAAGAACGCCGCAAAATCGCGCTATTCACCAATGTCGAACCGCGGGCGGTCATCTCCGCACTCGATGTCGACAACATCTACAAGGTGCCGGCCATGCTGCACGAGCAGGCGCTCGACAGCATCGTTGCCGAAAAGCTCGGCCTGGAACTGCCACCCGCCACCCTCAACGACTGGGATCACGTGGTTGAGGCCATGGAGGCGCCCACCGGCGAGGTCACCGTCGCGATGGTGGGTAAATACGTGGATCTGGCCGATGCCTACATGTCGCTCAACGAGGCACTGCGCCACGCCGGCATTCAGCACCGGCAGACGGTGAACATCCGCTATGTCGACTCCGAGGCGATCGAGCGCGAGGGTACCTCGCTGCTCAACGACGTCGACGCAATCCTCGTACCGGGCGGATTCGGCGAGCGGGGTATTGAGGGCAAGATCGCAGCGGCGGGCTATGCCCGACGCGAGGGGGTGCCGTTCCTTGGTATCTGCCTCGGACTGCAGGTGGCGGTGATCGAGTTCGCCCGCAACGTCGCCGGGCTGGATGGCGCGCACAGCACCGAATTCATCACCCATCCCCGGCATCCGGTGATTGCCCTGATCACCGAGTGGATGAACGCCGAGGGACTCAAGGAATACCGCGATGCCGATTCCGATCTCGGTGGCACCATGCGGCTTGGGTCGCAACCCTCGGAACTGGTGCGCGGGACGCGTTTCCATCGTATCTACGGCAAGGACGTCATCCGCGAGCGTCATCGACATCGCTATGAGTTCAACAACGGCTATGAGCGTCCACTCACGGAGGCCGGCCTGGTGATTGCCGGCTGGTCGGGTGACGGTCACCTGGCCGAAGCCATTGAACTGCCTGATCATCCCTGGTTCCTGGCCTGCCAGTTCCACCCGGAGTTCACCTCCACGCCGCGCGACGGGCACCCGCTCTTCGGTGACTTCATCGCAGCCGCCGCCGCTCACCGCAAGGCGCACGAGGAACGACAATCGTGA